From a single Sphingobium lignivorans genomic region:
- a CDS encoding DODA-type extradiol aromatic ring-opening family dioxygenase, with product MTNDQTTPQPSLYIPHGGGPCFFMPDPRGIWREMENYLRDMTTRLPRRPQAILLISAHWETTGFALTGAERPDLIYDYYGFPPETYEIAYPVPGAPWLAQRTADLLRAAGLEATIDPDRGLDHGVFIPMKVAFPEADIPLVEMSLDASLDPALHIQAGEAIAALREENVLVIGSGMSFHNLRAYGDPRALEPSTLFDRWLTQAALAPADARAERLIHWKDAPYARASHPRAEHLLPLMVAAGASSSPGRQDFGAVVMESAISGFSFA from the coding sequence ATGACGAACGATCAGACCACGCCGCAACCCAGCCTCTACATTCCCCATGGCGGGGGCCCCTGCTTCTTCATGCCGGATCCGCGCGGCATCTGGCGGGAGATGGAAAACTATCTGCGCGATATGACGACACGCCTCCCCCGGCGGCCGCAGGCGATCCTGCTCATCTCCGCCCATTGGGAAACGACGGGCTTCGCGCTCACCGGCGCGGAGCGACCGGACCTGATCTACGATTATTACGGCTTCCCGCCCGAGACCTATGAAATTGCCTATCCCGTGCCCGGCGCACCCTGGCTGGCGCAACGGACGGCAGACCTGCTGCGGGCTGCCGGGCTGGAAGCGACGATCGATCCCGACCGGGGCCTTGACCATGGCGTCTTCATCCCGATGAAAGTCGCTTTCCCCGAGGCGGACATTCCGCTCGTCGAGATGTCGCTCGACGCAAGCCTCGACCCGGCGCTGCACATCCAGGCCGGCGAGGCGATCGCGGCCCTTCGCGAGGAGAATGTGCTGGTGATCGGCTCGGGCATGAGTTTTCACAATCTGCGCGCTTATGGCGATCCACGCGCGCTGGAGCCCTCCACGCTGTTCGACCGGTGGCTGACGCAGGCCGCGCTTGCCCCGGCGGACGCCCGCGCGGAACGGCTGATCCACTGGAAGGACGCGCCCTATGCCCGCGCCAGCCACCCGCGCGCGGAGCACCTGCTGCCCCTCATGGTCGCGGCCGGCGCATCGTCGTCACCCGGCCGACAGGATTTTGGCGCGGTGGTGATGGAGAGCGCGATCTCGGGTTTCAGCTTTGCGTAA
- a CDS encoding queuosine precursor transporter translates to MPASSTPDFPRARLSTSLFFFSVFYGGMVCVAGVLGNKQVSLGPLSAIGPLLGVGTLAVEAGIFAFLLLVVVSSAVAEVHGRALANRLVVYGFVPLLTSMALSWLVHWLPASQEMQPANREAIQLVLGATSRIWGAGIIAYGISQTLNVTLFAWLKGREGSRLLWLRAAIASILSQIVDTLLFVSIAFYGVFPIGDLLIGQMLAKVVLSALMVPPLIYVFVALARRLDAH, encoded by the coding sequence ATGCCAGCCTCCTCCACGCCGGATTTCCCCCGCGCCCGCCTCTCCACTTCGCTGTTCTTCTTCTCGGTCTTCTACGGGGGAATGGTTTGCGTCGCCGGCGTGCTCGGCAACAAGCAGGTGTCCTTGGGCCCGTTGTCGGCGATCGGCCCACTGCTCGGCGTGGGAACGTTGGCGGTGGAAGCGGGCATCTTTGCCTTCCTGCTGCTCGTGGTGGTGTCGAGCGCCGTTGCCGAAGTGCATGGGCGTGCCCTTGCCAACCGGCTGGTCGTCTACGGCTTCGTTCCGTTGCTTACCTCCATGGCGCTTTCCTGGCTGGTGCACTGGCTGCCCGCCTCGCAGGAGATGCAGCCGGCCAATCGCGAGGCGATCCAGCTCGTGCTGGGCGCGACATCGCGCATCTGGGGGGCGGGCATCATCGCTTACGGCATTTCGCAGACGCTCAATGTGACGCTCTTCGCCTGGCTCAAGGGGCGCGAGGGCAGTCGCCTGCTCTGGCTGCGCGCCGCAATTGCCAGCATCCTCTCGCAGATCGTCGATACGCTGCTGTTCGTATCGATCGCCTTCTATGGGGTGTTCCCGATCGGCGACCTGCTCATCGGGCAGATGCTCGCCAAGGTCGTGCTGTCGGCGCTGATGGTGCCGCCGCTCATCTATGTTTTCGTGGCGCTCGCACGTCGCCTGGACGCGCACTGA
- the folD gene encoding bifunctional methylenetetrahydrofolate dehydrogenase/methenyltetrahydrofolate cyclohydrolase FolD: MTLGKEIDGKAFAAGLRGRIADIVPGFVAQKGRKPGLAVVLVGEDPASSVYVRSKGKATVEVGMESLEFKRPAMISQEELIELVEELNADDSVDGILVQLPLPKHLDDAAVIATIDPAKDVDGFHVVNAGKLAVGDPTALVPCTPLGCLMLLKDELGDLSGKEAVVIGRSNIVGKPMAQLLLGESCTVTIAHSRTHDIASVVHRADIVVAAVGRPEMVKGSWIKPGATVIDVGINRVPAEEEGKTKIVGDVATAEAINHVAAITPVPGGVGPMTIAVLLRNTLVAAHVRAGLPVPEGL; this comes from the coding sequence ATGACTTTGGGCAAGGAAATCGACGGCAAGGCTTTCGCGGCGGGGCTGCGGGGACGCATCGCAGATATCGTGCCGGGTTTCGTGGCCCAGAAGGGCCGCAAGCCGGGCCTTGCCGTGGTGCTGGTGGGCGAGGATCCGGCCAGCAGCGTCTATGTGCGCTCCAAGGGCAAGGCGACGGTCGAGGTCGGCATGGAGAGCCTCGAGTTCAAGCGCCCCGCGATGATCAGCCAGGAAGAGCTGATCGAGCTGGTCGAGGAGCTGAACGCCGATGACAGTGTCGACGGCATTCTCGTCCAGTTGCCGTTGCCCAAGCATCTCGACGATGCGGCGGTGATCGCCACAATCGATCCTGCCAAGGATGTCGACGGTTTCCATGTCGTCAATGCCGGCAAGCTGGCGGTGGGCGATCCCACGGCGCTGGTGCCATGCACGCCGCTTGGTTGCCTGATGCTGCTGAAGGATGAACTCGGCGATCTGTCCGGCAAGGAAGCGGTGGTCATCGGCCGCTCGAACATTGTCGGCAAGCCGATGGCGCAGCTTCTGCTTGGCGAGAGCTGCACGGTGACCATCGCGCACAGCCGCACGCATGATATCGCCAGCGTCGTGCATCGCGCGGACATCGTCGTTGCGGCGGTGGGCCGGCCGGAGATGGTCAAGGGCAGCTGGATCAAGCCCGGCGCCACGGTCATCGATGTCGGCATCAATCGCGTTCCTGCCGAAGAGGAAGGCAAGACGAAGATCGTGGGCGATGTGGCCACGGCCGAGGCGATCAATCATGTCGCGGCGATCACGCCCGTGCCGGGCGGGGTCGGCCCCATGACCATTGCCGTCCTGCTGCGTAACACGCTGGTCGCGGCGCATGTCCGTGCCGGCCTGCCGGTGCCCGAGGGGCTTTGA
- a CDS encoding gallate dioxygenase → MAKIIGGFAVSHTPTIAFAHDANKYDDPVWAPIFQGFEPVKQWLAEQKPDVIFYVYNDHMTSFFEHYSHFALGVGEEYSPADEGGGQRDLPPIKGDPELAKHIAECLVADEFDLAYWQGMGLDHGAFSPLSVLLPHEHGWPCRIVPLQCGVLQHPIPKARRFWNFGRSLRRAIQSYPRDIKVAIAGTGGLSHQVHGERAGFNNTEWDMEFMERLANDPESLLGATVTDLAKKGGWEGAEVVMWLLMRGALSPDVKTLHQSYFLPSMTAIATMLFEDQGDAAPPAESDEALRARAKRELAGVEEIEGTYPFTIDRAVKGFRINHFLHRLIEPDFRKRFVEDPEGLFAESDLTEEEKSLIRNRDWIGMIHYGVIFFMLEKMAAVLGIGNIDVYAAFRGLSVPEFQKTRNAAITYSVAGKQ, encoded by the coding sequence ATGGCAAAGATCATCGGCGGTTTCGCCGTCTCGCATACGCCCACCATCGCGTTCGCCCACGATGCGAACAAATATGACGATCCGGTCTGGGCGCCGATCTTCCAGGGTTTCGAGCCGGTGAAGCAGTGGCTGGCCGAGCAGAAGCCGGACGTGATCTTCTACGTCTATAACGACCACATGACCTCCTTTTTCGAGCATTATTCGCATTTCGCGCTGGGCGTAGGCGAGGAATATTCGCCTGCGGACGAAGGCGGCGGCCAGCGCGACCTGCCGCCGATCAAGGGCGATCCCGAGCTCGCCAAACATATCGCAGAGTGCCTCGTCGCCGACGAATTCGACCTTGCCTACTGGCAGGGCATGGGGCTCGATCACGGGGCCTTCTCGCCGCTGTCCGTGCTGCTGCCGCATGAGCATGGCTGGCCATGCCGGATCGTGCCGCTCCAGTGCGGCGTGCTGCAGCACCCCATCCCCAAAGCGCGGCGCTTCTGGAACTTCGGTCGCTCACTGCGCCGCGCGATCCAGAGCTACCCCAGGGACATCAAGGTCGCGATCGCCGGCACAGGCGGCCTCTCGCACCAGGTCCATGGCGAACGCGCGGGCTTCAACAATACCGAGTGGGACATGGAGTTCATGGAGCGCCTCGCCAACGACCCCGAATCGCTGCTCGGCGCGACCGTGACCGACCTGGCGAAGAAGGGCGGCTGGGAAGGTGCGGAAGTGGTGATGTGGCTGCTGATGCGCGGCGCGCTCTCGCCGGACGTGAAAACGCTGCACCAGAGCTATTTCCTCCCCTCCATGACGGCCATCGCGACCATGCTCTTCGAGGACCAGGGCGATGCCGCGCCGCCAGCGGAAAGCGACGAGGCACTGCGCGCCCGGGCGAAGCGCGAGCTGGCCGGCGTCGAGGAGATCGAGGGCACATATCCCTTCACCATCGACAGGGCCGTGAAAGGCTTCCGTATCAACCACTTCCTGCACCGCCTCATAGAGCCGGACTTCCGCAAGCGCTTCGTCGAGGATCCGGAGGGGCTGTTTGCGGAATCGGACCTCACGGAAGAGGAGAAGAGCCTCATCCGAAACCGCGACTGGATCGGCATGATCCATTATGGGGTGATCTTCTTCATGCTGGAGAAGATGGCGGCCGTGCTGGGCATCGGGAATATCGACGTCTACGCCGCTTTCCGCGGTCTTTCGGTTCCCGAGTTCCAGAAGACCCGCAACGCCGCGATCACTTATTCGGTGGCGGGCAAACAGTAA
- a CDS encoding MarC family protein, whose product MIELFLSAFVTLFVVIDPPGCAPIFYGLTTDATSAQRRRMAIRAVLVATFILVGFAAVGEQLLHALGISLEAFRIAGGIMLFFIAMDMVFEKRTQRREDRAQKVKETPEIEDVSVFPMAMPMIAGPGSIATVMLLMARADGAPESFAVLAALAANLILMILALLAVGPIMRLFGGQVEAVITRLLGVILAALAVQFVLDGLEGSIL is encoded by the coding sequence ATGATCGAGTTGTTCCTTTCCGCTTTTGTCACCTTGTTCGTGGTGATCGATCCGCCGGGCTGCGCGCCGATCTTCTACGGCCTGACCACGGATGCGACATCGGCGCAGCGGCGGCGCATGGCGATCCGCGCCGTCCTGGTCGCGACGTTCATTCTCGTCGGCTTTGCCGCGGTCGGCGAGCAGCTGCTGCACGCGCTCGGCATCAGCCTCGAGGCTTTCCGGATCGCGGGCGGCATCATGCTTTTCTTCATCGCCATGGACATGGTGTTCGAGAAGCGGACCCAGCGTCGCGAGGACCGGGCCCAGAAAGTGAAGGAGACGCCCGAGATCGAGGACGTCTCCGTCTTCCCCATGGCCATGCCCATGATCGCGGGTCCGGGCTCCATCGCCACGGTCATGCTGCTGATGGCACGGGCAGATGGTGCGCCGGAGAGCTTCGCCGTGCTGGCAGCGCTGGCCGCCAATCTCATCCTCATGATCCTCGCGCTGCTGGCGGTCGGGCCGATCATGCGGCTGTTCGGCGGGCAGGTGGAAGCCGTCATCACGCGCCTTCTGGGCGTGATCCTGGCCGCGCTCGCCGTCCAGTTCGTGCTCGACGGGCTGGAGGGCAGCATCCTGTAG
- a CDS encoding 2'-5' RNA ligase family protein codes for MDLIPPAPGAPSLTAHRFFFALRPDPVTARRTHAFAESECGQTGLLEPERLHVTLALTPDRTDAPTSLIDALRRAGDTVRAAPFDLSLDRLSAGRHTIALRPGRTVAPLMELQARIVAAMAAHDVALRPDWAFSPHETLCYRKGEPFSRPVTGFGWAVRDFVLIHSFVGLHRHDVIARWPLRSPEPVQGSLF; via the coding sequence ATGGACCTGATTCCTCCCGCCCCCGGCGCTCCGAGCCTGACGGCGCATCGCTTCTTCTTCGCGCTCCGGCCCGATCCGGTGACCGCCCGGCGAACGCATGCCTTCGCCGAAAGCGAGTGCGGGCAGACAGGCCTGCTCGAGCCGGAGCGCCTGCACGTCACGCTGGCGCTGACGCCCGACAGGACAGATGCGCCGACGTCATTGATCGATGCGCTGCGGCGGGCAGGCGACACAGTGCGGGCTGCACCGTTCGATCTGTCGCTCGACCGGCTGTCGGCCGGCCGGCACACCATCGCGCTGCGGCCGGGCAGGACCGTGGCGCCGCTCATGGAACTCCAGGCGCGGATCGTCGCGGCCATGGCCGCGCATGATGTGGCCCTGCGGCCGGACTGGGCATTCAGCCCGCACGAAACGCTCTGCTATCGCAAGGGCGAGCCCTTTTCCCGACCAGTGACCGGGTTCGGGTGGGCCGTGCGTGACTTCGTGCTGATCCACAGCTTCGTCGGCCTGCACCGGCACGATGTGATTGCCCGTTGGCCGCTCCGCTCGCCGGAGCCCGTGCAGGGCAGCCTGTTCTGA
- a CDS encoding cupin domain-containing protein encodes MSDPQARALIERLQLQPHPEGGWYRETWRAGAAPGARAGATAIHFLLEAGQRSHWHKVDATEIWLWHAGDPLLLSTAPGENGPITSLRLGGDALCGQVPQHVIPPDCWQAAEADQGWTLVSCIVSPGFEFAGFTLAEPGWAPRG; translated from the coding sequence ATGAGTGATCCGCAAGCCCGCGCTCTCATCGAGCGTCTGCAGCTTCAGCCGCATCCCGAAGGCGGCTGGTACCGGGAGACATGGCGGGCCGGGGCGGCGCCCGGCGCGCGGGCCGGCGCGACGGCGATCCATTTCCTGCTGGAGGCGGGGCAACGGTCCCATTGGCACAAGGTCGATGCCACGGAAATCTGGCTCTGGCATGCAGGCGATCCTCTTCTGCTCTCCACCGCACCGGGCGAGAACGGCCCCATAACCTCCCTGCGCCTCGGCGGCGATGCGCTTTGCGGACAGGTGCCGCAGCATGTCATTCCGCCGGATTGCTGGCAGGCGGCCGAGGCGGATCAGGGGTGGACGCTGGTGTCCTGCATCGTGTCGCCGGGCTTCGAATTCGCCGGGTTCACGCTTGCCGAACCCGGCTGGGCGCCGCGCGGCTGA
- a CDS encoding SOS response-associated peptidase — MTRLYRLDASAEAVAAIFGADRGDDPWAGGYVTPGSFAPVIVGTARGGRRMVPRLWGVPPAPRAMLAGEPPVAHVRNLDSPFWIGSLRHTAFRCLIPATSFQIWSQAVDPRTGKHAVHRVSLPGSRPFAFAGLWRDSEVQSFALLTCEPNRLLGAINPRSMPVILHREDQEHWLREDWRTARRLVAPFPSQALEIDKGPRLAPDQGQSLAVDGPE; from the coding sequence ATGACACGGCTCTATCGCCTCGATGCGTCGGCCGAAGCGGTGGCGGCCATATTCGGCGCCGATCGCGGTGATGACCCCTGGGCGGGCGGCTATGTGACGCCGGGCAGCTTCGCGCCTGTCATCGTCGGCACGGCGCGAGGCGGGCGGCGCATGGTGCCGCGCCTGTGGGGCGTGCCGCCCGCGCCACGCGCCATGCTCGCCGGCGAGCCGCCCGTCGCGCATGTCCGCAATCTCGACAGCCCGTTCTGGATCGGCTCACTGCGGCACACGGCCTTTCGGTGCCTCATACCGGCCACATCCTTCCAGATCTGGTCGCAGGCTGTGGACCCGCGCACCGGAAAACATGCCGTCCACCGGGTCTCTCTGCCCGGATCGCGTCCCTTCGCCTTTGCCGGCCTGTGGCGCGACAGCGAGGTGCAGAGCTTCGCACTTCTGACATGCGAGCCGAACAGGCTGCTCGGGGCGATCAATCCCCGCTCCATGCCGGTCATCCTGCATAGGGAGGATCAGGAACACTGGCTGCGCGAAGACTGGAGGACGGCCCGGCGACTCGTCGCGCCGTTCCCCTCTCAGGCGCTCGAGATCGACAAAGGTCCGCGCCTTGCGCCGGATCAAGGACAGAGCTTGGCCGTGGACGGCCCGGAGTGA
- a CDS encoding NupC/NupG family nucleoside CNT transporter, whose amino-acid sequence MPIVIGLGGILAILAIAFLLSNNRRAIRPRVVASAFALQAGIALLVLYVPAGKAVIAGMAQGVSNLLHYAQAGTDFIFGPLARPEVGGTSFAIAALPVIIFFASLVSILYYLGIMQLVVRWVGGGIQKVTGVSKVESLCAAANVFVGQSESPLVIRPYLSSLTPAQLFTVMSSGMAGVAGTILAAYASMGIQIDYLLAASFMAAPGGILMAKIIMPDHPDDAEIEPVILPDATHEEEKPANIIMAAAQGAQTGVKLAVAVGAMVLSFVALVALANGLLAGVGDWFGYPGLSFQMLLGKIFAPVMLLLNIPWSEAQIAGGLFGTKVVLNEFVAYIELGQVQGALSPATIAITTFALCGFANFSSIAIQMAVTGNLAPNQRPMIAKLGIKALIAGSLANLMSAALAGLMLSL is encoded by the coding sequence ATGCCCATCGTCATCGGCCTCGGCGGCATTCTCGCCATTCTCGCCATCGCCTTCCTGCTCTCGAACAACCGGCGCGCCATCCGTCCGCGCGTCGTCGCTTCCGCCTTCGCACTGCAGGCCGGCATCGCGCTGCTGGTGCTCTACGTGCCGGCCGGCAAGGCTGTCATCGCCGGCATGGCGCAGGGCGTCTCGAACCTGCTGCATTATGCGCAGGCGGGCACGGATTTCATCTTCGGCCCGCTGGCCCGGCCGGAAGTCGGGGGCACCAGCTTCGCCATCGCGGCACTGCCGGTCATCATCTTCTTCGCCAGCCTCGTCTCCATCCTCTATTATCTCGGCATCATGCAGCTCGTCGTGCGCTGGGTGGGCGGCGGCATCCAGAAAGTCACCGGTGTCTCGAAAGTGGAGAGCCTGTGCGCCGCCGCGAACGTCTTCGTGGGGCAGAGCGAAAGCCCGCTGGTCATCCGCCCCTATCTCTCCAGCCTCACGCCCGCGCAGCTCTTCACCGTCATGTCGAGCGGTATGGCCGGCGTGGCCGGGACGATCCTCGCGGCTTATGCCTCCATGGGCATCCAGATCGACTATCTGCTCGCCGCGAGCTTCATGGCAGCGCCGGGCGGCATTCTGATGGCCAAGATCATCATGCCGGACCACCCCGACGATGCCGAGATCGAACCGGTGATCCTGCCGGACGCGACGCATGAGGAAGAGAAGCCCGCCAACATCATCATGGCGGCGGCGCAGGGCGCGCAGACCGGCGTCAAGCTGGCCGTGGCCGTGGGTGCCATGGTCCTCTCCTTCGTGGCGCTGGTCGCGCTGGCGAACGGGCTCCTCGCGGGCGTTGGCGACTGGTTCGGCTATCCGGGCCTCAGCTTCCAGATGCTGCTCGGCAAGATATTCGCGCCGGTCATGCTGCTGCTCAACATTCCCTGGAGCGAGGCACAGATCGCGGGCGGTCTGTTCGGCACCAAGGTCGTGCTCAACGAATTCGTCGCCTATATCGAGCTCGGCCAGGTCCAGGGCGCACTCTCGCCGGCCACGATTGCGATCACGACCTTCGCGCTCTGTGGCTTCGCCAACTTCTCGTCCATTGCCATCCAGATGGCGGTCACCGGCAATCTCGCGCCCAATCAACGGCCCATGATCGCGAAACTGGGCATCAAGGCGCTGATCGCCGGCAGCCTCGCCAATCTGATGAGCGCGGCGCTGGCAGGGCTGATGCTCAGCCTCTGA
- the argB gene encoding acetylglutamate kinase encodes MRARMTNHHAPDPALLAKAETLTEALPYMQRYAGETFVVKYGGHAMGDPEAARDFAEDVVLMKMVGINVVVVHGGGPQIGAMLKKLGVESKFVNGLRVTDAETAQIAEMVLAGSINKEIVGWISQAGGRAVGISGKDAGLVLCEKVGDKREPDPNSGIERNVDLGFVGDPVRIDRRILDSLSRDGIIPVVAPVGIGADGQTYNVNADTMAGAIAAELNARRFFLLTDVPGVLSKEKALLSDLDPAKIGALVADGTISGGMIPKVETCVKAVEGGVDAAVILDGRVPHVMLLEVFTRQGAGTLVHL; translated from the coding sequence ATGCGCGCGCGCATGACCAATCATCACGCGCCCGACCCCGCCCTGCTCGCCAAGGCCGAAACCCTGACTGAAGCGCTGCCCTACATGCAGCGCTATGCCGGCGAGACGTTCGTCGTGAAATATGGCGGCCATGCCATGGGCGATCCGGAAGCCGCCCGCGACTTCGCGGAGGATGTCGTGCTCATGAAAATGGTCGGCATCAACGTGGTCGTCGTGCATGGCGGCGGTCCGCAGATCGGTGCCATGCTCAAGAAGCTGGGCGTGGAAAGCAAGTTCGTGAACGGCCTGCGCGTGACCGATGCGGAGACCGCGCAGATCGCCGAGATGGTCCTGGCGGGCTCCATCAACAAGGAGATCGTGGGCTGGATCAGCCAGGCCGGCGGCCGGGCGGTCGGCATTTCCGGCAAGGATGCCGGCCTCGTGCTGTGCGAGAAAGTGGGCGACAAGCGCGAGCCGGACCCGAACAGCGGGATCGAGCGCAATGTCGATCTCGGCTTCGTCGGCGATCCGGTGCGGATCGACCGGCGCATTCTCGACAGTCTCTCGCGTGACGGCATCATTCCGGTCGTGGCGCCGGTCGGCATCGGTGCCGACGGCCAGACTTACAATGTGAACGCCGACACCATGGCCGGGGCGATCGCGGCGGAGCTCAACGCGCGGCGTTTCTTCCTGCTGACCGACGTCCCGGGCGTGCTGAGCAAGGAGAAGGCGCTGCTGAGCGACCTCGATCCGGCGAAGATCGGCGCGCTGGTCGCGGACGGCACCATTTCCGGGGGAATGATTCCCAAGGTCGAGACCTGCGTGAAGGCGGTCGAAGGCGGGGTGGATGCCGCCGTGATCCTCGACGGGCGCGTGCCGCATGTCATGCTGCTGGAGGTCTTCACCAGGCAGGGCGCGGGAACGCTGGTGCATCTCTAG
- a CDS encoding DUF167 family protein, with amino-acid sequence MLAVRLTPRAARERIGGTFADAHGQRWLQVSVTAPPDKGRANAALVALLAKRLRLPQSSILLETGDTNRLKRLRLTGADPGAEESLRDIAGQERSTA; translated from the coding sequence ATGCTTGCCGTCCGGCTCACGCCGCGCGCGGCACGCGAGCGGATTGGCGGCACCTTCGCGGACGCGCATGGCCAGCGCTGGCTGCAGGTCAGCGTCACTGCGCCGCCGGACAAGGGCCGGGCCAATGCGGCGCTCGTCGCGCTGCTGGCCAAGCGGCTCCGGCTACCGCAATCATCGATTTTACTGGAGACAGGGGATACCAACCGGCTAAAGCGCCTGCGGCTCACGGGCGCAGATCCGGGGGCTGAAGAGTCTTTGAGAGATATTGCCGGACAGGAGCGTAGCACAGCATGA
- a CDS encoding DUF2061 domain-containing protein, translating into MPRDLLKTFTYLSIHLIVGFSVAYAFTGSVGLAGGIALIEPCINAVAFFFHEKAWKRADARAIRPGATRDPFLRDAVAHG; encoded by the coding sequence ATGCCGCGCGACCTGCTCAAGACCTTCACTTATCTGTCGATCCACCTCATCGTCGGCTTCTCGGTGGCTTATGCCTTCACCGGTTCGGTGGGCCTTGCCGGCGGCATTGCGCTCATCGAGCCCTGCATCAACGCCGTGGCCTTCTTCTTCCACGAGAAGGCGTGGAAGCGGGCCGATGCGCGCGCGATCCGCCCGGGCGCGACGCGGGATCCCTTCTTGCGCGACGCCGTGGCGCATGGTTGA
- a CDS encoding YggT family protein — protein MALALIQTLAILLNVAWWIIIVQAILSWLIAFNVINMSNDIMRSIWIALDRLTEPLYRPIRRIMPDLGALDLSPMVVLIIIIILQGPGLTALASLLL, from the coding sequence ATGGCCCTTGCCCTCATCCAGACGCTGGCGATCCTGCTCAACGTGGCATGGTGGATCATCATCGTGCAGGCGATCCTGAGCTGGCTCATCGCGTTCAATGTGATCAACATGAGCAATGACATCATGCGCAGCATCTGGATCGCGCTCGATCGACTGACGGAACCGCTCTACCGGCCGATCCGGCGCATCATGCCCGATCTTGGCGCGCTCGATCTCTCGCCGATGGTTGTGCTCATCATCATCATCATTCTGCAGGGGCCGGGCCTGACCGCGCTGGCGTCCTTGCTGCTCTGA
- a CDS encoding amidohydrolase produces MRITIPAVLAAVLAGQPALAETDYATAIRADYKKDLGAMWEDFHRNPELSFREDRTAGKMAAALRAVPGVVVTEKVGGTGVVGVLKNGAGPTVLIRADMDGLPVEERSGLPMASKARQVDIDGVEKPVMHACGHDTHITGLIATARQLAAMKDRWSGTVLFVVQPAEERIGGAIAMVKDGLYTRFPKPDYALAFHVDASRLAGTVSAAEGTQYSSADAVDVIFPGVGAHGAAPHMGKDPVYMASQMVIALQGLISRERPPLDPGVITVGSFHAGSKHNIISEEAKLELTVRANNQTERDRLIDGIRRIASGIATLNGMPKDKMPVVNVVESTPVTANYPALARQLNAAVAQALGPDKVTPFEQKTMGAEDFAYFVTPDTGVKGYYIAVGGAEQAWLDAEKAGGAPIASHHSPLFKISPEPAVVTGATAMTAAALELLAPPRS; encoded by the coding sequence ATGCGCATCACCATCCCGGCCGTCCTGGCGGCCGTTCTTGCCGGCCAGCCCGCGCTTGCCGAGACCGATTACGCCACCGCGATCCGCGCCGACTACAAGAAGGACCTCGGCGCGATGTGGGAGGACTTCCACCGCAACCCCGAACTCTCCTTCCGCGAAGACCGCACGGCCGGGAAGATGGCCGCCGCGCTGCGGGCTGTGCCCGGCGTGGTGGTGACGGAGAAGGTGGGCGGCACCGGCGTGGTGGGCGTCCTGAAGAACGGCGCTGGCCCGACCGTACTAATCCGCGCGGACATGGACGGCCTGCCGGTCGAGGAACGCTCCGGCCTGCCCATGGCCAGCAAGGCGCGTCAGGTCGACATCGACGGTGTGGAGAAGCCGGTCATGCATGCCTGCGGGCATGACACGCACATTACCGGGCTGATCGCCACCGCGCGGCAGTTGGCGGCCATGAAGGATCGCTGGTCCGGCACCGTTCTGTTCGTCGTGCAGCCGGCGGAAGAGCGGATCGGCGGCGCGATCGCGATGGTGAAGGACGGGCTCTACACGCGCTTCCCCAAGCCGGACTATGCGCTTGCCTTCCACGTCGACGCGTCCCGGCTCGCGGGCACCGTCTCGGCGGCGGAAGGCACGCAATATTCCTCGGCCGACGCGGTCGACGTGATCTTTCCGGGCGTGGGCGCCCACGGCGCGGCGCCGCACATGGGCAAGGACCCGGTCTACATGGCCTCGCAGATGGTGATCGCGCTGCAGGGGCTCATCAGCCGCGAACGCCCCCCGCTCGATCCGGGCGTCATCACCGTGGGCAGTTTCCACGCCGGTTCCAAGCACAACATCATTTCCGAAGAGGCCAAGCTCGAACTCACGGTGCGGGCAAACAACCAGACGGAACGGGATCGGCTGATCGACGGCATCCGCCGCATCGCGAGCGGCATCGCGACACTGAACGGCATGCCTAAGGACAAGATGCCGGTCGTGAACGTCGTGGAGAGCACGCCGGTCACCGCGAATTATCCCGCCCTCGCCCGGCAGCTCAACGCGGCAGTGGCGCAGGCGCTTGGGCCGGACAAGGTGACGCCTTTCGAACAGAAGACGATGGGTGCGGAGGACTTCGCCTATTTCGTCACGCCGGACACCGGGGTAAAAGGCTATTACATCGCCGTGGGTGGCGCCGAGCAGGCCTGGCTGGACGCGGAGAAGGCAGGCGGCGCGCCGATTGCCTCCCATCACTCGCCGCTGTTCAAGATATCGCCCGAACCGGCGGTGGTGACCGGTGCCACGGCCATGACGGCAGCGGCGCTGGAGCTGCTGGCACCGCCACGGAGCTGA